TGAactgaaagaataattttttaaagcatttaatatcTAATACATAATTCTGTTCTGGATTGAATATATGAATgccttaaatttgttttttaaatgggtcATTGGGGAGGAGGGCACCAAAGTAGCATTGTATGGTCCTTAATTTCTTGTGACactgttttaacttttatttaaaactttggaTTGGCAAATACCAATATATTTTCTTAGGTATATGTTGTTGGGATTTAACTCCTATCCCTAGGAGTTTTGAACGACAAAAAGAAAGtactaaatttaaaactttggttAGAAAAGGCATGCTGTAACGTGTTATCACATGCCCAAATTTGGGACATAAAGTGGAAGGAGAAAAGTAGCATTTTTATAGTATTTAGCAACATTGGGCCTTGAAGCTGTTCAGCAAAAGGTAAGTTTTCTCTGTGGCTTTGCTGAAAAGACAGAGGTTTACATAGATAAGTGTTAGATTCTTTTTAACTTACTTGAGAATTCTGTTAACCCACATCAAATGGTGGAATCCCTGATTCTGACTTCATTCTGTAATGTGATGTTGAAATTCCTTGGCAGTTTTATGGAGaatcttctgctttttctttacttttttgccATGACAttacaaaagaagcaaaaataccACAAAAAATTAAGATGTTACACTTGTTTATGCTGATTATTGGAAATATGTCTTCCCCTCCTTTTATAAAGAAGTGAAAGTActtcaaaatttagaaatattaatatattactattgataaaatattaatataatgcTCTGGGAGTCACAGTGTGGAGAATGTTCATAATCTAGTATTAGAATTTTATAACTATAGTGttagcttttaatttaaaaataaggttttataTACTCGACTTGAAGAAAACCTTTATAATTATGTTTGTGCTCTAATCTTActggtaaatgtttttctttgttttacataCTTGAATTACTATGGTTCTTCGTTTTCAAACCTGCTCCACAACAGTCTACACCTTACCACCTTCTGTCTTCAGTACAAACCAACAGTGATAGCATGTGTATGTATTCATTTGGCTTGCAAATGGTCCAATTGGGAGATTCCTGTGTCAACTGATGGAAAACATTGGTGGGAATATGTCGATCCTACAGTTACTCTAGAATTACTAGATGGTaagtagaggaaaagaaatttttttttttttaacattgaaaatatttttttattatggaaaattctaCCTACTTTTGTATAGGTTTGAAAATAGCGAGTCTCCGTAGACTCATACTTAAGTGAACAGTTACCGATTCTGGCCAATCCAGCATCTCCCTGTCCCCCTGTAGTTATTTTGATATTAATCCCAGatctatttattaatatttgtttgtgtttcaaaagattcctcaaaaacataactataatttcattttaacaatttggtaatagaatttaaaagtataatttacacGATCAAATGAACAGGATGAAAATAAGGATTTGTTAGcctaaagaaaaacaactaaaaaataaaaacttgaacatATTTTAACCACCAATGAATATCTATAGCCCTATCAGGACTTCTCAAAAAACATTATGATTTATAATGCTATAGGTTGACAATGCAAGAATCTCAAAGTCGGGTATAATTTATTGTAGAAGATGTGAAGCTATGAACTAAAGGTATTTTCAGGGTAACATTCCTTGTTCTGTAGTTCCACTGATAGTGAAGTGTGTCATTGTTGCCTTGTATTATTAAATATGAATTGAAAAAATCAGGGGTGCAGATTCTGTAAATTGTGAACCTGGAATTGAGTCTTCTGATAAGAAATTTATTTGGTAAGAAATAAGCTGACCAGAGGCAGGAGAGATTCTTGGGGATTAAGACATTTTAGCCAGATACTGTAGATTTCAGAAAGGAAATAGATTAGGCTTCTTGCCTAAAAGATATACTGTTAGGTTTTTGGCTGCTTCTTTTTGTGAGCTTTCCCCAACTTCTGTTGCAAGATTGAAGCTCATGGGAAAACAATTTATATCTATTCCTATTGAGGACATCTGTTACATAGAGACCCCTTTGGGTTTCACATGTGATCTTCCAATAAAATTTCAACATGTTTCTTCCAATAAAATTTCAACATGTTTCTGTAAGCtagatgtttcttttctctgatgAGCCAAATAATAATAACTCTTTCAGAGTTTATAGACTCTTTGGTCTATGCCAACTACACAACTCCTGCCCCTGTAGCTGGAAAGCAACCATAAGCAATCCGTAAATGAATGGATATGgctgttccagtaaaactttgtttacaGACATGGGGGTATAGGTCATAATTGTGATAGTTTGCCttccttttttctaaaatatgcctCCTTTTTAGATCTcttgattttcaatttttgtttcctCCGTGAAAAATTTCATCCAGTGTATGTATCTCGTACTATATTACTGCCACATGATTATGCTCTTTTCCTTACATTGCCAgaggttttttaaagtttaacaaGAGAAGAAGGAATCTTCAGTGAGTTAAAATGGcatcttttaaaaaccagtggGGGGCGCTTTTTTTTGTCATCTGTGACTTGAAAATTAGGTTATCTGTGCTTCCATCTTACTTTGGCAGTTAACAGATGAGAAGAAGTAGGCATCGTctgaataaaaatagtttatatacATGGTCCTAAAGTAAAGGTCACAAAAAGCAAGTGATCTGCCTTTTATACTGCTCCTAAATTgtacttaaagtttttttttgacATGACAGAGGCCACCCAAATAACCATCTGCTTCTGTGCTGAAAAGGCTCAAGTTTATTAAGTTGGAGAGCCACTGAATATGAATCTTGGGACATGTAAGACATTGACAGTTTCAACATGCTATATAGCAGCCTTTCTCGGTGTTTtgatcacaaaaaaagaaaaaagtaacaaagttTAAGATATATCTGAATTTGAATCTGGTGTTGAAGCATCAGTGTTCACTGAAATAATTCATGTAATGACTCTTCCAAAAACAGCTTTAGCTTGGACTTGGCCTGCCtgtaatattttttgttgttgttttgcaaggtttgtttttgttttataattaataacaaaCCCTCatctgttttttgtatttaatttttttctgtatacttAGCCTTGATAGAAAAAGGCTCTCTTTTAAGGACCATACTgtgatttttgtgtatataaCTAATATATTGGCAGTGATTATTTGACAGATTCTTTTGATTGTCCATtgtaaaatttaataagaaagtaaaaacaagccTTATGTTTTATACCTGCTATGTAGGCAGGTTTGGGACCagaaacttttttaatttatttattttgagagagagcagcacaagcaggggaggggccgagagaacgggagagagtgcttcgcactatcagcacagagccctatgcagggctctatcccatgaaccatgagatcatgacatgagccaaaaccaagagtgggacgcttaaccgactgagccacccaggcacccctggaccagAAACTTGATGTGCATTTAATCTTTGACAACCAAgctgttaaagaaattgaatcaaaacAATTTCTTGTTAATTTTGAACCCAAAATTATTGTGTATCTGCTAGATTTATTAGTGTCCAAGTGGAAtggtgtttgtttgcttatttgtttgaaattaaaGAGTAGTGGTCCAGGCATTAGATAGCTTTCATTCAAACTGAATCAGAAAGTTCATGAATCTTGAGCAGGTTATAGTTATCACAGCTTATAGACATATAATAAATGCTaagtttttgcatatattttactttaagatAAATTCTGTATGGTCTTAATTTTCGTTATCAGTTTAGCATGTTTGCCTAGAATAGTTTACAGAGAAGCTTACTAtgtatactaaaaaataataaatgaatctgTGTAGTCTCTACTGAATTGGCATTATTAATATTATGTGATACTGTAATTCATTTGACTGGTATTAATATTTGTCTTGAGTGGTCAATAGCCTAGTGGTCAGTGTCACTATTTGGGGGTAGAAAAGTATAATTCACCATAACCACACCATTTTGGAAGTGAGTCATTTCACTGTGATCctaaatttaagggaaaaataaggtaaaaatatatGACCCAGGGTAGTTTTAATAATACGTTAATAGTAATGATTGCTAGGAGAATATGAGTGTAGGTCGAggaattcttttcatttaactttgaaataattttaaacttaaactACAAAATAGTAGTTTCTATATACCCTTTACCTGGTTTCTCTAACGTTAACatcttataaaataatacatgattaTCAAAACCAAGTAATTAACATTGGTACAGTAGTAACTAAATGACAAGTTTTATTTGATTTCCTCaatttttctgttctaggatccTATGTTCCATTTGGTTGATGTGCCCCTTAAATCCCTTCCAAACTATGACAGTTtttctatctttccatttttttatgaccttgacattttgaaaaataatggtcagttattttatagaatgttccTCAATTGGACTTTGATGTTTTCTCATCATTAAATTGAAACTTtgtatttttggcaagaataccacaTAACTGGGAAATGGGTTTTGCCTTACTCAGTGCACCTTATCAAGGAGTCCTTCATATATCAAGGGGTATATCTTACTGGTGATAATGATAACCATGGTCATCACTTGGTGGTATCTGCTGGGTTCCTCCATTGTAAAGTTACTGTTCTTCTCTTTGTAATTAAATATCTTGAGGAAGGTATGTTAGGATTATACAAATACCTCCTTTTCCTTTAAACTTCTGCCCATTAGTTTTAAAGAATCTATCGATGGATCTTGCCTGCAATAATTATTACTATGATGTTTGCCTAATGAAGATTTTCTATTtggggggaattttttttaatgctactaAATTTTCCAGAGATTCTGAGTaagcatgggggcagggggaatgatatttatttattcattcatttgttcatctgtgATTCATCTTTGAAAATAGTTCAGATCTGTGTCTAGTTCTTTATTTGCTGAAGGTTGAATAGGAGGGTAATAGTGAAGTAGATGAACTCTTGAGGCCCGCTTTTTAATATTGCCCACTTGAGAGAAATATAAATCCTAAAGACACCttctaagttttaaatttaaattttatttttagagctaACACATGAGTTTCTACAAATATTGGAGAAAACACCTAGTAGGTTGAAGAGGATTCGAAACTGGAGGGTAAGAGAATTGGCAGGGTTTAATAGAATATCAGTTTATCACTTATCTAACAAGTACATAGCTAACCAGTTTGAATTTTTTggttaaatattcttatttccGGTATTCCTAACTAATTACAGTGTATCATAAACTGCATACACTCAATAATTTATTCAACTGCTGTGTCCAGTGGACTTTGCTAATAAGTACTTTATAaatttcttgtttaattctcACAGTGATTATAATGGAAATATTCTCCTTATTTGACAAATGGGCAAATTAAAGCCTAGACACGTTAAATTACTTTCTCAAATGCTGGGCTAGGATTTAACCTGTATCTAACTCTGAAACCAGCGGTTACCACTTTATATAGCCCCCTTTTGTGCCTCTAAATAAGATAGTTACTTACCGGCAACATAAAGCCTTGAACCCCAGGTGGTTTTGTTTGCATATACTTAATAGAGATTTTTATAAGGCAGAGAAAATTGTATTAAATCCCTTTGCTGTCATCACttctcttgtgttttatttaaataggCCAATCAGGCGGCTAAGAAACCAAAAGTAGATGGACAAGTTTCAGAAACGCCACTTCTTGGTTCATCTTTGGTCCAGAATTCCATTTTAGTAGATAGTGTTACTGGTGTGCCTACAAACCCAAGTTTTCAGAAACCATCTACATCAGCATTCCCTGCACCAGTCCCTCTAAATTCAGGAAACATTTCTGTTCAAGACAGCCACACATCTGATAATCTGTCCATGCTAGCAGCAGGAATGCCAAGTACCTCATACAGTTTGTCATCACACCAAGAATGGCCTCAACATCCAGAATCAGCAAGGACAGAACAGATGTATTCACAGAAACAAGAGACCTCTTTGTCTGGTGGCCAGTACAACATCAACTTCCAGCAGGGACCTTCTGTATCACTGCATTCGGGATCACATCACAGACCTGACAGAATTTCCGATCACTCATCCATTAAGCAAGAATATACTCAGAAAGCAGGGAGCAGTAAACACCATGGACCAATTTCTGCTACTCCTGGAGTCATTCCTCAGAAAATGTCTTtagataaatacagagaaaagcgTAAGCTAGAAACCCTTGATCTGGATGTAAGAGATCATTATCTAGCCGCCCAGGTAGAACAGCAGCACAAACACGTGCAGTCACAGTCAGCCAGCAGCAGTTCTGTCACTTCTCCCATTAAGATGAAAATTCCCATCACAAACCCCGAAAAACCTGAAAAATACACGGTGGATAAGAAGGAAAAGAGTGGATCGCTGAAATTACGGATTCCGATACCACCCGCTGATAAGAGTGCCAGTAAGGaagaactgaaaatgaaaataaaagttgctTCCTCAGAAAGACATAGCTCTTCTGACGAGGGCAGCGGGAAGAGCAAGCATTCCAGCCCACATGTTAGCAGAGACCATAAGGAGAAGCACAAGGACCATGCCGCGAACCGCCACCACCCCAGCGGGCACAAGCATTCCCACTCCCACAGTGGCAGCAGCAGCGGTGGCAGTAAACACAGTGCCGATGGAATCCCACCCACTGTTCTGAGGAGTCCTGTTGGCCTGAGCAGTGATGGCATTTCCTCTAGTTCCAGCTCTTCGAGGAAGAAGCTGCATGTCAATGATGCATCTCACAACCATCACTCCAAAATGAGCAAAAGTTCGAAAAGTTCAGGTAGTTCATCTAGTTCTTCCTCCTCTGTTAAGCAGTATATATCCTCTCACAACTCTGTTTTTAACCATCCCttaccccctcctccccctgtcaCATACCAGGTGGGCTACGGACATCTCAGCACCCTCGTGAAACTGGACAAGAAGCCAGTGGAGACCAACGGTCCTGATGGCAATCACGAGTACAGTACAAACAGCCAGCATATGGACTACAAAGACACATTCGACATGCTGGACTCGCTGTTAAGTGCCCAAGGAATGAACATGTAATCATTTGTTTAGGtccatttttcctttacttttttaatttaaaaatggttagaatggAAAACTTCCTCCTGATCTAGCAGTGGTGACACCTGCTATTGCTGCCACTGTTTCAATATTTGTAAGTGCTGCTTTATTCTTCATTCTGAAAAGAAGAGATTATAGTAAACAAGTCTTTATCTCCACATATGATAGTGTTATAAATACTGTAAAAGCATGGAAGGTGCAAAACTCAGTATTTCTACAATTGCAGCTAAGAACATTAGGATGAATGGCTGGCTGCTTCTAGGAATATAAGATGCCTCAAGCAttcattatttataatttgaataCTGTAGctattttatgttgttgttgcTTGGCTTTCGAATGAgtgtaaattgttttctttttgtgtatttatacTTGTATGTATGATTTGCATGTTTCGATGATAAAGGGATAAAACAGTATACTGACAACTGTTTAcaagaaagtggagaaaaatgtacatacatttttgtatgtttagaTATTACCATAAATACTCAGGATTGGAGCTGCTTGTAAGTATaacaatataactttattttatcTTGTCCGAGTCCATCACTAATCTAAAACAAAGGTGGCACTTTTTCATGTTAACCTTAAACTCTAGGCCTTACTGGAAGCCACTGAAGGGGGACACTTCACTACAGATGGGTATGCAGTGCCACAGATGGTCATTTATTTACACTGTGAGGCACAGAACTTTTGCCTTCAGAGCTTCTGACCAGGTTGGCTGCTGAAATAGCCCCTACTTTTCTGAAGgcttgaagaggaaaaaataaagtttacataCTCTTGATGTGAAGtgcattttaaatgtgtgttgGCTTGTTGCAGTACTATAAACACAGAGCTGTTAATAATGGTTATGTAGATTACTGTGATTTGAAAACTAAACTCACAAAAACTTATATAGTGAAGAATTagtaagtttttttcttaaataaagaaCTTTAACACTACATATTTTACCAGTAAACAGGGATTGCTTTTCCTTTAGTGTTCAGAATGACACCATATTCTTAAACATACTCCTCCCCTGAAGTGTGTTCGTGTGTGATgccatatttctttttcaggtaaaTGCAGTCTTCCttatagaaatgaaattaaacCTGTTGCTCTCTCGGTTCTTTTATATTCTaacaataaatacaaagaaaagatcATTGACTGTGCATTGTACCTATATATACAGCTTATGGTTGTTACCAAGAAGCTCTGTGAGAAAAAAGGGTTAGCCTCCAGGTGAACAGCTAGTGGAGGTTTTCCGTTTGTTGCACATCCCAGTATATTCCTGTTGAGGTCACGTTTGCACAGTCATCTAACTTCTGAACAAACAATAGACTTTAACTTGTTTAAAATTTGTCTGAAACACCAATAATGTGGCTCCAGTTTCTCAGCTAATCTTGAATTTATTCTGTGGTAAATCTTTGAGCTGTTGAGTATCTTTAGATGGGGTGAATTCAACTTTTGTTGAACTAAAAActgtcttaattttttcctttatgtatatgaattatttttgttaaaaagccACTGATACGTGCACAATTGTAATTTTACTCAAGTATGTTGCAGTTGTAAATATTAGAGTTTAATCTCGTGCTCTACTTTATTTAGCAATTACTTAATTTGCCAGTagctctataattttttttaagataattgttCATTATTTTGTCAATGCTATTTGAACTTAGGATACTAGGAGCCTCTTTCCAGGGACTTTGCCTAGGGAGCATGTCCTAACATTTGTTCTTGTCTTGCATAACTTTAGTAATCTTTGTCATTACGTGTAACTTTGTTGCTCTGTATGGCATATTATTGTATCCATAAACACAGTAATTTTGATACAGTTCTACTTTCACAGTGGTACATAATTCGAGGACTAGTATAGAATTAAGCTGAGTGCAagatgagggagggaagggttttGTTCTTGGTAATTTAGATGTGAAACCTCTAAGGAGCTATCATGTGAAACGACATAGGGTGGTTGTGCTACTGTATAATTGGGGATGATAATACCAGGAATTTTAATAAGGTTTTGTAAAGAGTATCCAAAAAGTAGTGAACTTATTTTCAGTATGACATAGAAACAATGTGAATATTTAAGGTCTGTGACTATACTTAAACTTCACTAAGAATTTGCAGAACTGTTTCGAGATGTGGGAATAAAGGTAATTTTGTTGAATCTTTATTGGTGCTAATGATGGACAGTTTAAAAGGTAGCTAGTATATATTGTTATGGGTCAGTACTTATTAGTACTTCCAGAATTGAATTTGAAATGCTATGTATTCACTTTTCACTCTGTAAATGTAATTCTTTACGatgactttatttattaaagGGCAGCCAGTTGTAATTTGTACAGGATTGTGTGAGCTATTCAAACTCTTTAACCTCTGAACAGGATTATAGCTTCCAAATGCACCGTGGGGATGAATATGAAAATCCTTTTAAGTTTCATTTCCATTAAATGAAAACCCCTATTACTCATATTACTGTTAATTTGCTTTACCCATCTCATTTGCATAAAATAGTTCATCAGCCTAGTCCCAATAGGCTCAACCAAAGAAAAAGACTCCAATGAATGGACGTTATTACCGAGTCTTTTTGTAAGTAGCCATAAGTAAACCAAAATAGTATCATCAAATTTAGGTATGAAATTCCACATGTGCAAAGTACTGTTAAGGTGATTTACATttttgatgagattttttttaaatatttgaaatattaaaaagcattATCTTTAAACATCCTTTAAAAGagtgattcatttttttagttgTCTTTTCCCTAGGTCATAGTTTTCTTACCTTTATGCAGAAGCACATTGCATAGAAAGGCTTTACTTCTACCTCTCTAAGTAGTTTTCCAGTATTGAGCTGTGCCCCCCTATATATTTGCCTTAGCtactttaaaatatgctttcGGAACCAAAAAGCAAAGGAGAGTTTGTTTTTCACTGAGACATTCTTGGAGGCCTGCTTAACCAAACTAGTGGTGATATCCTTTAGTGGTACAACCTTGCAAAATGCCCCAATTCCTTCTTGTTTTACCTGAGGTTCGTTTCTTAGGTTTGTCTTTGGAAGC
This Lynx canadensis isolate LIC74 chromosome C1, mLynCan4.pri.v2, whole genome shotgun sequence DNA region includes the following protein-coding sequences:
- the CCNT2 gene encoding cyclin-T2 isoform X4, with the translated sequence MASGRGASSRWFFTREQLENTPSRRCGMEADKELSYRQQAANLIQDMGQRLNVSQLTINTAIVYMHRFYMHHSFTKFSRNIISPTALFLAAKVEEQARKLEHVIKVAHACLHPLEPLLDTKCDAYLQQTQELVLLETIMLQTLGFEITIEHPHTDVVKCTQLVRASKDLAQTSYFMATNSLHLTTFCLQYKPTVIACVCIHLACKWSNWEIPVSTDGKHWWEYVDPTVTLELLDELTHEFLQILEKTPSRLKRIRNWRANQAAKKPKVDGQVSETPLLGSSLVQNSILVDSVTGVPTNPSFQKPSTSAFPAPVPLNSGNISVQDSHTSDNLSMLAAGMPSTSYSLSSHQEWPQHPESARTEQMYSQKQETSLSGGQYNINFQQGPSVSLHSGSHHRPDRISDHSSIKQEYTQKAGSSKHHGPISATPGVIPQKMSLDKYREKRKLETLDLDVRDHYLAAQVEQQHKHVQSQSASSSSVTSPIKMKIPITNPEKPEKYTVDKKEKSGSLKLRIPIPPADKSASKEELKMKIKVASSERHSSSDEGSGKSKHSSPHVSRDHKEKHKDHAANRHHPSGHKHSHSHSGSSSGGSKHSADGIPPTVLRSPVGLSSDGISSSSSSSRKKLHVNDASHNHHSKMSKSSKSSGGLRTSQHPRETGQEASGDQRS
- the CCNT2 gene encoding cyclin-T2 isoform X2, with the protein product MASGRGASSRWFFTREQLENTPSRRCGMEADKELSYRQQAANLIQDMGQRLNVSQLTINTAIVYMHRFYMHHSFTKFSRNIISPTALFLAAKVEEQARKLEHVIKVAHACLHPLEPLLDTKCDAYLQQTQELVLLETIMLQTLGFEITIEHPHTDVVKCTQLVRASKDLAQTSYFMATNSLHLTTFCLQYKPTVIACVCIHLACKWSNWEIPVSTDGKHWWEYVDPTVTLELLDELTHEFLQILEKTPSRLKRIRNWRANQAAKKPKVDGQVSETPLLGSSLVQNSILVDSVTGVPTNPSFQKPSTSAFPAPVPLNSGNISVQDSHTSDNLSMLAAGMPSTSYSLSSHQEWPQHPESARTEQMYSQKQETSLSGGQYNINFQQGPSVSLHSGSHHRPDRISDHSSIKQEYTQKAGSSKHHGPISATPGVIPQKMSLDKYREKRKLETLDLDVRDHYLAAQVEQQHKHVQSQSASSSSVTSPIKMKIPITNPEKPEKYTVDKKEKSGSLKLRIPIPPADKSASKEELKMKIKVASSERHSSSDEGSGKSKHSSPHVSRDHKEKHKDHAANRHHPSGHKHSHSHSGSSSGGSKHSADGIPPTVLRSPVGLSSDGISSSSSSSRKKLHVNDASHNHHSKMSKSSKSSGSSSSSSSSVKQYISSHNSVFNHPLPPPPPVTYQVGYGHLSTLVKLDKKPVETNGPDGNHEYSTNSQHMDYKDTFDMLDSLLSAQGMNM
- the CCNT2 gene encoding cyclin-T2 isoform X1; its protein translation is MASGRGASSRWFFTREQLENTPSRRCGMEADKELSYRQQAANLIQDMGQRLNVSQLTINTAIVYMHRFYMHHSFTKFSRNGEGGGLKLNIISPTALFLAAKVEEQARKLEHVIKVAHACLHPLEPLLDTKCDAYLQQTQELVLLETIMLQTLGFEITIEHPHTDVVKCTQLVRASKDLAQTSYFMATNSLHLTTFCLQYKPTVIACVCIHLACKWSNWEIPVSTDGKHWWEYVDPTVTLELLDELTHEFLQILEKTPSRLKRIRNWRANQAAKKPKVDGQVSETPLLGSSLVQNSILVDSVTGVPTNPSFQKPSTSAFPAPVPLNSGNISVQDSHTSDNLSMLAAGMPSTSYSLSSHQEWPQHPESARTEQMYSQKQETSLSGGQYNINFQQGPSVSLHSGSHHRPDRISDHSSIKQEYTQKAGSSKHHGPISATPGVIPQKMSLDKYREKRKLETLDLDVRDHYLAAQVEQQHKHVQSQSASSSSVTSPIKMKIPITNPEKPEKYTVDKKEKSGSLKLRIPIPPADKSASKEELKMKIKVASSERHSSSDEGSGKSKHSSPHVSRDHKEKHKDHAANRHHPSGHKHSHSHSGSSSGGSKHSADGIPPTVLRSPVGLSSDGISSSSSSSRKKLHVNDASHNHHSKMSKSSKSSGSSSSSSSSVKQYISSHNSVFNHPLPPPPPVTYQVGYGHLSTLVKLDKKPVETNGPDGNHEYSTNSQHMDYKDTFDMLDSLLSAQGMNM
- the CCNT2 gene encoding cyclin-T2 isoform X3, with the protein product MASGRGASSRWFFTREQLENTPSRRCGMEADKELSYRQQAANLIQDMGQRLNVSQLTINTAIVYMHRFYMHHSFTKFSRNGEGGGLKLNIISPTALFLAAKVEEQARKLEHVIKVAHACLHPLEPLLDTKCDAYLQQTQELVLLETIMLQTLGFEITIEHPHTDVVKCTQLVRASKDLAQTSYFMATNSLHLTTFCLQYKPTVIACVCIHLACKWSNWEIPVSTDGKHWWEYVDPTVTLELLDELTHEFLQILEKTPSRLKRIRNWRANQAAKKPKVDGQVSETPLLGSSLVQNSILVDSVTGVPTNPSFQKPSTSAFPAPVPLNSGNISVQDSHTSDNLSMLAAGMPSTSYSLSSHQEWPQHPESARTEQMYSQKQETSLSGGQYNINFQQGPSVSLHSGSHHRPDRISDHSSIKQEYTQKAGSSKHHGPISATPGVIPQKMSLDKYREKRKLETLDLDVRDHYLAAQVEQQHKHVQSQSASSSSVTSPIKMKIPITNPEKPEKYTVDKKEKSGSLKLRIPIPPADKSASKEELKMKIKVASSERHSSSDEGSGKSKHSSPHVSRDHKEKHKDHAANRHHPSGHKHSHSHSGSSSGGSKHSADGIPPTVLRSPVGLSSDGISSSSSSSRKKLHVNDASHNHHSKMSKSSKSSGGLRTSQHPRETGQEASGDQRS
- the CCNT2 gene encoding cyclin-T2 isoform X5, with amino-acid sequence MLLKIFSSIENDGALVIFVSTSKDLAQTSYFMATNSLHLTTFCLQYKPTVIACVCIHLACKWSNWEIPVSTDGKHWWEYVDPTVTLELLDELTHEFLQILEKTPSRLKRIRNWRANQAAKKPKVDGQVSETPLLGSSLVQNSILVDSVTGVPTNPSFQKPSTSAFPAPVPLNSGNISVQDSHTSDNLSMLAAGMPSTSYSLSSHQEWPQHPESARTEQMYSQKQETSLSGGQYNINFQQGPSVSLHSGSHHRPDRISDHSSIKQEYTQKAGSSKHHGPISATPGVIPQKMSLDKYREKRKLETLDLDVRDHYLAAQVEQQHKHVQSQSASSSSVTSPIKMKIPITNPEKPEKYTVDKKEKSGSLKLRIPIPPADKSASKEELKMKIKVASSERHSSSDEGSGKSKHSSPHVSRDHKEKHKDHAANRHHPSGHKHSHSHSGSSSGGSKHSADGIPPTVLRSPVGLSSDGISSSSSSSRKKLHVNDASHNHHSKMSKSSKSSGSSSSSSSSVKQYISSHNSVFNHPLPPPPPVTYQVGYGHLSTLVKLDKKPVETNGPDGNHEYSTNSQHMDYKDTFDMLDSLLSAQGMNM